In Salmo trutta chromosome 16, fSalTru1.1, whole genome shotgun sequence, a genomic segment contains:
- the LOC115151076 gene encoding DNA damage-inducible transcript 3 protein, with protein sequence MTTEWLHLPPPYPPGVGPLCGAELEAWYEDLQDILGSDTGGAKLTRAPPCPEKETEFLDVLESCSLTWLTDGVGVGVGGQAWGGGEGVQRVTIPEEPPTHPPPASTALCLNTAEERTERPGDREGGRDGEGGSGGGDLLPPEFFELLSEGGLGMVDGSYHHHHSNNVQQPASPSTSEEDEHPCVPDSPSCSSSAASPSPSLNCSPPSSPVSSLTSTAFSLSRLGKRKRGNSLSFPSAGSRSSSSSSSAKKSRREREQENERKVQELTDQNERLKAEIDRLGEEVQRTRRALIERLVNTKK encoded by the exons ATGACTACCGAGTGGCTTCACCTGCCCCCTCCGTACCCCCCTGGTGTGGGGCCGCTGTGTGGTGCAGAGTTGGAGGCGTGGTATGAGGACCTGCAGGATATACTGGGATCAGACACGGGTGGGGCCAAGCTGACTCGCGCCCCTCCCTGCCCAGAG AAAGAGACAGAGTTCCTGGATGTCCTGGAGAGCTGTTCCCTGACATGGCTGACGGacggggtgggggtgggggttggAGGGCAGGCGTGGGGCGGAGGAGAGGGTGTCCAGAGGGTCACGATTCCGGAGGAGCCTCCTACCCATCCGCCCCCCGCTTCCACCGCCTTGTGTCTGAATACAGCTGAGGAGAGGACGGAGAGGcctggggacagagagggagggagagatggagagggaggttCGGGAGGAGGGGATCTGTTACCCCCAGAGTTCTTTGAGCTGCTGAGTGAGGGAGGGTTGGGCATGGTGGACGGTagctaccatcatcatcactccaACAACGTCCAACAGCCTGCGTCTCCCTCCACTAGCGAGGAGGATGAACACCCATGTGTCCCCGACTcaccctcctgctcctcctccgccgcctctccttccccctctctcaactgctctcctccttcctctcccgtCTCGTCTCTTACTAGCACCGCTTTCTCATTGTCTCGGCTGGGCAAACGCAAGAGAGGCAACTCTCTGTCCTTCCCTTCCGCCGGTTCGcgctcatcctcctcttcctcttctgcaaagaagagcaggagagagagggagcaggagaacGAGAGGAAGGTGCAGGAGCTGACAGATCAGAACGAGAGGTTAAAAGCGGAGATAGACAGACTGGGAGAGGAGGTGCAGAGGACACGCAGAGCCCTGATAGAGAGACTAGTTAACACCAAGAAGTGA